A genome region from Bacteroidales bacterium includes the following:
- a CDS encoding DUF1573 domain-containing protein, which produces MKKLNVLILTLLIGSISLWAQTQSAKITFTEESFDFGKIAEEKGPVTHEFTFTNTGAQPLIIQKVKASCGCTTPDWTKDPVLPGKKGFVKATYNPQGRPGPFNKSITVTSNAENSNVVLIIKGEVTPKPRTIEDDYPMQIGGIRLKTNHLAFIKVFNNQIKTDSVQIINTSTENIKITFNNVPQHLSIKAVPAELKPNQKGSIVVTYDGNKQKEWGFVMDRVDLMLNGKTDPNNRLSISATIEEDFSKLTPEQRANAPKANFNTKEFNFGTINEGDVKDFDFILTNDGKSDLIIRKVKASCGCTAVTPAETVIKPGKSTTIKTSFNSTGKPGKQNKTVTVITNDPDNANITLRVTGDVIKKEQPQQPNNGNK; this is translated from the coding sequence ATGAAAAAGCTAAATGTTTTAATTTTAACGCTTCTTATTGGAAGCATAAGCCTATGGGCTCAAACACAAAGTGCAAAAATTACTTTTACAGAAGAATCGTTCGATTTTGGTAAAATTGCCGAAGAAAAAGGTCCAGTAACGCACGAGTTTACCTTTACTAATACGGGTGCACAACCTCTAATTATTCAAAAGGTGAAGGCATCATGTGGATGTACTACACCCGATTGGACAAAAGACCCGGTATTACCTGGGAAAAAGGGCTTTGTTAAAGCTACTTATAATCCTCAAGGACGTCCAGGACCATTTAACAAATCCATTACTGTTACCAGTAATGCCGAAAATTCAAATGTAGTTCTCATTATTAAAGGCGAAGTTACACCTAAACCCAGAACCATAGAAGACGATTATCCTATGCAAATTGGTGGCATTCGCTTAAAAACCAATCACCTTGCTTTTATCAAAGTATTTAACAATCAAATTAAAACCGACAGCGTTCAAATTATAAATACTTCAACAGAAAACATTAAAATAACATTTAATAATGTACCTCAACATTTAAGTATAAAAGCAGTTCCTGCCGAACTAAAACCTAACCAAAAAGGCTCTATTGTTGTTACATACGATGGCAATAAACAAAAAGAATGGGGTTTTGTTATGGACAGAGTTGATTTAATGCTCAATGGCAAAACCGATCCGAACAATCGACTCTCAATCAGTGCAACTATCGAAGAAGACTTCTCAAAACTCACACCCGAACAAAGAGCTAATGCCCCCAAAGCAAACTTTAACACTAAAGAATTTAATTTTGGTACCATCAATGAAGGTGATGTTAAAGACTTTGATTTTATCTTAACTAACGATGGTAAAAGCGACTTAATTATTCGTAAAGTCAAAGCTTCGTGTGGATGTACTGCCGTTACACCTGCCGAAACAGTTATCAAACCCGGAAAATCGACAACCATTAAAACGTCATTCAATTCAACAGGTAAACCTGGAAAACAAAATAAAACGGTTACTGTTATAACTAACGATCCCGATAATGCTAATATTACACTGCGTGTTACCGGCGATGTTATAAAAAAAGAACAACCACAACAGCCCAATAACGGTAATAAATAA
- a CDS encoding ABC transporter ATP-binding protein, whose product MILAQNISKSYGNLQVLKDVSLTIHKSEIVSIVGASGAGKTTLLQILGTLQHPDSGTVLIDGVDVHKLKDIALSKFRNKKIGFVFQFHHLLPEFTALENICIPGYISSKTKSEVEKRAKELSEFMNIQHRLNHKPHELSGGENQRVAIARALINNPDVIFADEPSGNLDSVNTHELFSLILSLREHYKQTFVIVTHNAELANISDKIFYMADGKIEYENKLSKQTQLKF is encoded by the coding sequence ATGATTTTAGCCCAAAACATATCAAAAAGTTACGGAAACTTACAAGTACTTAAAGACGTTTCACTTACTATTCATAAGAGCGAAATCGTATCTATAGTAGGTGCAAGTGGTGCTGGCAAAACAACACTTTTACAAATATTAGGTACCCTTCAGCACCCCGATAGCGGAACTGTTTTAATTGACGGAGTTGATGTTCATAAATTAAAAGATATAGCATTATCTAAATTTAGAAATAAAAAAATTGGTTTTGTTTTTCAATTTCACCACCTTTTACCCGAATTTACAGCACTCGAAAACATTTGCATTCCCGGTTATATTTCTAGCAAAACAAAATCAGAAGTCGAAAAGAGAGCAAAAGAATTAAGCGAATTTATGAATATACAACATCGTTTAAATCACAAACCACATGAACTTTCGGGCGGCGAAAATCAACGAGTAGCCATAGCCAGAGCTTTAATCAATAACCCCGATGTGATTTTTGCTGACGAACCATCGGGCAATCTAGACTCTGTAAACACCCACGAACTCTTTTCGCTTATTTTATCGTTACGCGAACATTATAAGCAAACCTTTGTAATTGTTACACATAACGCCGAGTTAGCAAATATTTCAGATAAAATTTTCTACATGGCCGACGGAAAAATAGAATACGAAAATAAATTAAGTAAACAAACTCAATTAAAGTTTTAA
- a CDS encoding T9SS type A sorting domain-containing protein, producing MKKLMGLLVFTINAFTLFAQLQIDTTKTALELAQLLAGTGIQVMNASYSGSVFKNSISAFSNGQTTNLGLSSGIVISTGRTTGIPNVASTFYSFDNGLPGDSLLSAMGGATSFNAGYLEFDFVPSGDSIELRFVFASEEYPEYVCSQFSDAVGIFINGEYPIGNYFSNKNIALVPGTNLPININTINSGSVGSYGSSSNCVNLNNSQFYVNNDNGTSIVFDGFTVPLKAKAGVIPGRTYHLRIVIADIGDAIYDSGIFLDAHSFISSSLNTTNALCVNSQSICFATSDTIPFNTNTQAETGPNYGCLFTQPNPMWFNIHVSQPGNLIFNLTSPTNNDIDFVCWGPFNDAYTPCTSMLTANCSNCPSNTSDPNFYPSGNMVDCSYSPNAEENIHILNALVNEYYIIMVTNYSNQNGYMVISQSNVGQPGAGSVSCQPLVQCNIDSVSLTVGNCDNLNRYEINGEIYATNAPSSGSVLITDIPSNTVSVLPVSGTNTIPFTIHVPFSSGNPELKIEFSEGICSNTVAYQRPKIPVVTSNVGNSSCGQNNGYIIIGITANGIPNYSYHWSTGFQTNNTSSTSSFIQNIPAGHYEVSVYNANQCYSLLAYDIVNAGAPSIIIQQEDSNICAQHCNASLVATSNSQNLPLTYQWSNGIQFVDSTGMGSKDSLLCNGTYYVTVSDVNHCAAVAQYTIHSQSSLTSHIQNVHFPSCLTSNNGFIQIQAEGGVTPYTYLWSTQPPQTTNTAINLGEGTYYYTVTDSLGCQVVDSITLYYSNLLTVNTQVQEPHCGANGIIILQVSGGVSPYSYSWNGFPNNHTNILTNLDGGTYYYTVTDVSGCQVSQYVTLNNHSTPLVVNLLSLYDYCEGGSGGMAIIEVSGGTPPYYDGYHQFNSIDTIYNLYAGSHTIVITDADNCVATLPVQVVQKPKPQLTGFINNSNCGMADGGIILQVTNGLAPYNYFWSNGLVLTNTNNSVVMNSNLPAGVYTVTVTHANGCSADTFFVVNNQTSLSLVVDSIVPPSCVNYTDACITAHAENGTPPYTYNWANGCNSTTCCGLGAGYYAVTINDASNCSQVAVVTVPQGQQPIAAFSYTQQQNTITFINQSTPGNYLWMFGDGINSTEANPIHSYSNDGQYNACLMLYACDTLITCHTITITGVGIGASFANSMVVFPNPANNYFVVKSNLSDRINLQMYNAIMQKVIDENIDGEEKIDVNHLPTGIYFIRLMSNYKQTMIKLLIER from the coding sequence ATGAAAAAGTTAATGGGTCTTTTAGTTTTTACAATAAATGCTTTTACGTTATTTGCACAATTGCAAATAGATACTACTAAAACAGCTTTAGAATTAGCACAGCTTTTGGCCGGAACAGGGATTCAGGTTATGAATGCCTCGTATTCCGGGTCTGTTTTTAAAAATAGTATATCGGCATTTAGTAATGGACAAACAACTAATTTAGGACTTTCATCAGGAATTGTTATATCTACCGGGAGAACAACAGGTATTCCTAATGTTGCAAGTACCTTTTATTCTTTTGATAATGGTTTGCCTGGCGATTCTTTATTAAGTGCTATGGGTGGGGCTACCTCTTTTAATGCAGGTTATTTGGAGTTTGATTTTGTTCCTTCGGGTGATTCTATTGAGTTAAGATTTGTATTTGCTAGCGAAGAATATCCTGAATATGTGTGCAGTCAGTTTTCCGATGCAGTTGGTATTTTTATAAATGGAGAATATCCCATCGGAAATTATTTTTCCAATAAAAATATTGCTTTGGTTCCGGGGACAAATTTACCTATAAATATCAATACCATAAATTCAGGATCGGTTGGAAGCTATGGTAGTTCATCTAATTGCGTTAATTTAAATAATAGTCAATTTTATGTTAATAATGATAATGGCACTTCCATTGTGTTTGATGGATTTACAGTACCATTAAAAGCTAAAGCAGGAGTAATCCCCGGTAGAACTTATCATTTGCGAATTGTCATTGCTGACATTGGAGATGCTATTTATGATTCAGGAATATTTTTAGATGCTCACAGCTTTATTTCAAGTTCGTTGAATACAACGAATGCTCTCTGTGTCAATTCGCAATCTATTTGTTTTGCAACCAGCGATACCATTCCTTTTAATACTAATACCCAAGCCGAAACGGGTCCTAATTATGGTTGCTTATTTACACAACCTAACCCTATGTGGTTTAATATTCATGTTTCGCAACCCGGTAATTTAATTTTTAACTTAACTTCTCCTACCAATAACGATATCGATTTTGTTTGCTGGGGTCCTTTTAACGATGCTTATACCCCTTGTACATCGATGCTTACAGCTAATTGCTCGAATTGCCCTAGTAATACTTCAGATCCAAACTTTTATCCTTCCGGTAATATGGTCGATTGTAGTTATAGTCCAAACGCAGAAGAGAATATTCATATTTTGAATGCTTTGGTGAACGAATATTATATTATTATGGTTACCAATTATAGTAATCAAAATGGTTACATGGTTATTTCTCAAAGCAATGTAGGACAGCCGGGTGCTGGTAGTGTTTCGTGTCAACCACTTGTGCAGTGTAATATTGATTCAGTATCATTAACCGTTGGCAATTGCGATAATTTGAATCGTTATGAAATCAATGGCGAAATTTATGCAACTAACGCTCCAAGTAGTGGTTCTGTTTTAATAACCGATATTCCGAGCAATACGGTTTCGGTTTTACCAGTTTCCGGAACGAATACTATTCCATTTACCATTCATGTACCCTTTTCATCGGGCAATCCGGAATTAAAAATTGAATTTAGCGAAGGCATATGCAGTAATACAGTTGCATATCAGCGTCCAAAAATTCCTGTTGTAACTTCAAATGTAGGTAATAGTAGTTGTGGTCAAAATAATGGTTATATCATTATTGGTATTACGGCAAACGGAATTCCTAATTATTCATATCACTGGTCAACAGGTTTTCAAACAAATAATACTTCTTCAACGAGTTCGTTTATTCAAAATATACCTGCGGGACATTATGAAGTAAGTGTTTATAATGCGAATCAGTGTTATTCGTTACTTGCTTATGATATTGTAAATGCAGGTGCTCCAAGTATTATCATTCAGCAAGAAGATTCCAATATTTGCGCACAACATTGCAATGCTTCATTAGTGGCTACTTCGAACTCGCAAAATTTACCTTTAACATATCAATGGAGCAATGGGATACAATTTGTTGATAGCACGGGCATGGGCTCCAAAGATTCTTTGCTTTGCAATGGTACTTATTATGTTACGGTTTCGGATGTAAATCATTGTGCAGCAGTTGCTCAATATACTATTCATAGTCAAAGTAGTTTAACATCGCATATCCAAAATGTGCATTTCCCGTCTTGTTTAACATCGAACAATGGATTTATTCAAATTCAAGCTGAAGGAGGTGTTACGCCCTATACTTATTTATGGTCAACTCAGCCACCACAAACCACCAATACGGCTATAAATCTTGGCGAAGGTACTTATTACTATACGGTTACAGATTCTCTGGGTTGTCAAGTTGTTGACAGTATAACACTGTATTATTCTAACCTTTTGACGGTAAATACTCAAGTGCAGGAACCTCATTGTGGTGCTAATGGAATTATTATTTTGCAAGTGAGTGGAGGAGTGAGTCCTTATAGTTATAGTTGGAATGGGTTTCCTAACAATCATACCAATATCCTTACTAATTTAGATGGCGGAACATATTATTATACAGTTACCGATGTTTCTGGTTGTCAGGTGTCTCAATATGTAACTTTAAATAATCATTCTACTCCTTTAGTTGTAAATCTATTAAGTCTTTATGATTATTGCGAAGGGGGATCGGGTGGTATGGCAATTATCGAGGTAAGTGGCGGAACACCTCCTTATTACGATGGTTATCATCAGTTTAATTCAATCGATACCATTTATAATTTATATGCAGGAAGTCATACAATTGTTATTACGGATGCTGATAACTGTGTTGCTACTTTGCCTGTTCAGGTTGTTCAAAAACCTAAGCCTCAGTTAACAGGTTTTATTAATAATAGTAATTGCGGAATGGCCGATGGAGGCATTATTTTGCAAGTAACAAATGGTTTAGCACCTTATAATTATTTTTGGTCGAATGGTTTAGTACTGACCAATACAAATAATTCTGTTGTTATGAATTCGAATCTTCCGGCGGGAGTATATACTGTAACGGTAACTCATGCAAATGGTTGTTCGGCTGATACTTTCTTTGTTGTAAATAATCAAACATCGCTAAGTCTGGTGGTTGATTCTATTGTGCCTCCATCGTGTGTAAATTATACCGATGCGTGCATAACTGCACATGCTGAAAATGGAACTCCACCTTATACTTATAATTGGGCAAATGGATGTAATTCTACTACTTGTTGTGGATTAGGAGCTGGTTATTATGCTGTTACCATAAACGATGCAAGTAACTGTAGTCAAGTAGCTGTAGTAACCGTGCCACAAGGGCAGCAGCCGATAGCTGCATTTAGTTATACCCAGCAGCAAAATACCATAACTTTTATCAATCAATCTACGCCGGGTAATTATTTATGGATGTTTGGTGATGGAATCAATTCTACAGAAGCAAATCCTATTCATAGTTATTCAAACGATGGTCAATATAATGCTTGTTTGATGCTTTATGCGTGCGATACACTTATTACTTGCCATACTATTACTATTACCGGAGTTGGTATAGGTGCGTCGTTTGCTAATTCGATGGTAGTTTTTCCAAATCCGGCAAATAACTATTTTGTAGTGAAGTCAAATTTGTCCGATAGAATAAACTTACAAATGTACAATGCCATTATGCAAAAGGTAATAGATGAAAACATCGATGGTGAAGAAAAGATAGATGTAAATCATTTGCCTACCGGGATATACTTTATACGATTAATGTCAAACTATAAGCAAACGATGATAAAATTGCTTATTGAGCGTTAG
- a CDS encoding 4Fe-4S binding protein: protein MAYKISNDCTACGTCIDECPVGAISEGDIYKIDPETCTDCGACADVCPVEAIHPA from the coding sequence ATGGCTTATAAAATTTCAAACGATTGTACTGCTTGCGGTACTTGTATTGATGAATGCCCAGTAGGTGCAATTTCTGAAGGTGATATTTACAAAATTGATCCCGAAACTTGTACCGATTGTGGTGCATGTGCAGATGTTTGCCCGGTTGAAGCAATTCATCCCGCATAA
- a CDS encoding SpoIIE family protein phosphatase, producing the protein MSKKKFFFIFYFVFQTIVLCSQSFQFKVLSSENTNIYPYIYSLHQDSLGYLWIGTGDGLFLYDGNTLNSYPLTFISGDNFISSSTLNHKGISYLGLNNGTIVYRLEQKFYLIKESLQFKSTINQLQFYKNELWAAVQNKGIFRIVNHHVQKNPILIPNTQTYCFLIKENLVLIGTSDGVYIYNNGHLNLISSLPQTKIECIYQNPSSNTIFIGTEDEGMIEIAINNDKIKIIKSYSFVNNIKDITSDADGNLWVATMGEGVYFYRYNKVTGLFSQELQFTTENGLPNMQIRKLFFDREHNLWIGSYGGGLFQYYESAFSHILQKYNDKELSFTALCNYNEFLIGATSNGKLYKININAPQQYIQYEVKELENQKINNLFVDNSLILWIGTEYSGVFLLDLLTGKIIKHLYFQDELQNNISSIDGFGNFKCVGTKNGLIVFNSEKKDYEYQKITTAEGLPHNYINQVLCDVHGNVWVITPTNFLTKYNFTNQKITLNKININDILKINAICFDHKNQTWAATYGNGVFKIDTAIFNYTTSNGLFSDYTYSIAADESGTIWVGHRQGISSIKGNTIRTFSKNIGLYADCNPNAITIDKNGSVWFGTTKGILRYDFKKSVINKYPPTVIVTSLKINDIENVISPYVELESGRYKIQFSFTGISLRESEGVTFQYMLEGYDAGWSEITTNRTVLYPRLEEGTYTFKVLAYNYDKVASIKPYTITIRILPPFYKRWWFILISIAVIAYIFYLIIKIRERNLRRMEKILKEKLDQRTKEVVKQKELIERKNKDITDSIQYAKRIQEAILPSLRILHENFPQSFVFYQPRDIVSGDFYMFHQIDKKFIFICADATGHGVPGAFMSLISSTILKDILHLQQHITPSELLYKLDKEISDIFNQDNSETQDGLDLSVCLFDKETYMLTYSAAMRPLIIFSEQKWTYYKGNRHSIGFSKYDIHKTFYDIQIQLKPNDRFYLFTDGLPDQFSSQEHKLKVSGLIHWLEEIQKISMTQQHIEIQKRLVSWKGKEPQIDDILLIGIEV; encoded by the coding sequence ATGAGCAAAAAAAAATTTTTTTTCATTTTCTATTTCGTTTTTCAAACAATTGTCTTATGTTCTCAAAGCTTTCAATTTAAAGTACTTTCATCTGAAAACACCAACATTTATCCTTATATATATAGCCTCCATCAAGATAGCTTAGGATATTTATGGATAGGCACTGGCGATGGACTTTTTCTATACGATGGCAATACTTTAAATTCATATCCATTAACATTTATTTCTGGCGATAATTTTATTTCGTCCAGCACACTTAACCATAAAGGTATCTCATATCTAGGTTTAAACAATGGCACAATTGTTTATCGTCTTGAGCAAAAATTCTATCTAATTAAAGAAAGTTTACAATTTAAAAGTACCATTAACCAGCTTCAATTTTATAAAAATGAACTATGGGCAGCTGTTCAAAATAAAGGCATTTTTCGCATAGTAAATCATCATGTCCAAAAAAATCCAATTCTTATTCCCAACACACAAACGTATTGCTTTTTAATAAAAGAGAATCTAGTATTAATTGGAACATCCGATGGTGTGTATATTTATAACAACGGACACCTAAACCTAATAAGCAGCTTACCACAGACAAAAATTGAGTGCATATATCAAAATCCGTCATCTAATACCATTTTTATTGGAACAGAAGACGAAGGAATGATTGAAATAGCAATAAATAACGATAAAATCAAAATCATAAAATCCTATTCTTTTGTAAACAACATAAAAGATATTACTAGCGATGCAGATGGAAACTTATGGGTAGCAACCATGGGCGAAGGGGTTTATTTTTATCGTTACAATAAAGTTACAGGACTTTTTTCGCAAGAACTTCAGTTTACAACCGAAAATGGACTTCCAAATATGCAAATACGTAAATTATTTTTCGACCGTGAACATAATTTATGGATAGGAAGTTATGGCGGAGGATTATTTCAATATTATGAAAGCGCATTTAGCCATATACTACAAAAATATAACGATAAAGAATTATCGTTTACAGCACTTTGCAATTATAATGAATTTCTTATCGGAGCAACTAGTAATGGTAAACTTTATAAAATAAATATTAATGCTCCTCAACAATATATTCAATACGAAGTAAAAGAGCTTGAAAATCAAAAAATCAATAACCTCTTTGTTGATAATAGCTTAATACTTTGGATTGGTACAGAATACTCAGGTGTTTTTTTGCTCGATTTGCTTACCGGAAAAATCATTAAGCATCTCTATTTTCAAGATGAACTTCAAAATAACATCAGTTCTATTGACGGTTTTGGAAATTTTAAATGCGTTGGAACTAAAAATGGACTCATTGTTTTTAATTCTGAAAAAAAAGACTATGAATACCAAAAAATCACAACTGCCGAAGGATTACCTCATAACTATATCAATCAAGTATTGTGCGACGTACATGGCAATGTATGGGTGATAACCCCAACTAATTTTCTTACAAAATACAATTTTACTAACCAAAAAATCACTTTAAATAAAATTAACATCAATGATATTTTAAAAATCAATGCTATTTGTTTCGATCATAAAAATCAAACCTGGGCAGCAACTTATGGAAATGGCGTTTTTAAAATCGACACAGCCATTTTTAACTATACTACCTCAAATGGCTTATTTTCAGATTATACTTATAGCATAGCAGCAGACGAATCGGGTACCATCTGGGTTGGACACCGTCAAGGAATTTCATCCATTAAAGGGAATACGATTCGAACATTCTCTAAAAACATAGGACTATATGCCGATTGCAATCCCAATGCCATAACAATTGATAAAAATGGTTCTGTTTGGTTTGGAACAACTAAAGGTATTTTACGATACGACTTTAAAAAATCTGTTATCAATAAATATCCACCAACCGTTATTGTTACTAGTCTTAAAATAAATGATATCGAAAACGTTATTTCGCCCTATGTAGAGTTAGAATCTGGAAGATACAAAATTCAATTTTCGTTTACAGGTATTTCGCTTCGCGAATCAGAAGGCGTTACTTTTCAATATATGTTAGAAGGATACGATGCTGGCTGGTCTGAAATTACCACTAATAGAACGGTTCTATACCCAAGATTAGAAGAAGGAACATATACATTCAAAGTACTAGCATATAATTACGATAAGGTGGCATCTATTAAACCCTACACCATTACCATTCGTATTTTACCTCCTTTTTATAAACGTTGGTGGTTTATTTTAATTTCAATAGCTGTTATTGCCTATATTTTCTACCTAATTATTAAAATCCGCGAACGCAATTTACGCAGAATGGAAAAAATACTAAAAGAGAAACTAGACCAACGCACCAAAGAAGTAGTTAAACAAAAAGAACTTATTGAGCGAAAAAATAAAGATATAACCGACAGTATTCAATATGCCAAACGCATTCAAGAAGCTATTTTACCATCGTTAAGAATATTACACGAAAACTTCCCCCAATCGTTTGTATTTTATCAACCTCGCGATATTGTAAGTGGCGACTTTTATATGTTCCACCAAATAGACAAAAAGTTTATATTTATCTGTGCCGATGCTACCGGACATGGCGTTCCAGGAGCTTTTATGTCGCTTATTAGCAGCACCATACTCAAAGATATTTTACATTTGCAACAACATATAACTCCAAGTGAACTATTATATAAGTTAGATAAAGAGATATCCGATATTTTCAATCAAGATAACTCAGAAACACAAGATGGACTCGATTTATCTGTTTGTCTTTTTGACAAAGAAACTTATATGCTAACCTATAGTGCGGCTATGCGCCCCCTTATTATCTTTTCAGAACAAAAATGGACTTACTATAAAGGTAATCGTCATTCTATTGGATTTTCAAAATACGATATACACAAAACCTTTTACGATATACAAATTCAACTAAAACCCAACGATCGGTTTTACTTATTCACCGATGGATTACCCGACCAATTTAGCAGCCAAGAACATAAACTTAAAGTAAGCGGACTTATTCACTGGCTCGAGGAAATTCAAAAAATATCCATGACACAACAACACATTGAAATTCAGAAACGGCTTGTATCATGGAAAGGTAAAGAGCCACAAATAGACGATATTCTTTTAATTGGAATAGAAGTTTAA